Proteins from a genomic interval of Bos mutus isolate GX-2022 chromosome 26, NWIPB_WYAK_1.1, whole genome shotgun sequence:
- the PPP2R2D gene encoding LOW QUALITY PROTEIN: serine/threonine-protein phosphatase 2A 55 kDa regulatory subunit B delta isoform (The sequence of the model RefSeq protein was modified relative to this genomic sequence to represent the inferred CDS: inserted 3 bases in 3 codons; substituted 1 base at 1 genomic stop codon), producing MEELTEVVTVAEPDPFQGRKLVHTCPWALSADGILAQRAPGRGTLTASWPRVPWIVLFWTLSCSKSVYRSWSQDGLWVWRTGGRRRALGRHQPLVVPGVVSAWSLLAGVYQAPAPVEPPAVQSICRVPSGSPEVETLCFPVLEEPSSRSFSEIISSMSDMKFSHSGRYGMSQDHLSVGVWDLDTERRPVETHRRVHEYLXSKLCPLYENDCVFDGSECCWSGSDSAILTGXYNNSFXMFDRSTQRIEMLEASRVNSRPRASLQPRRVCAEGRRKGEVSVGSLDQQEDPAHAXHLAKSVIAVATTSHLYTFQDENWYP from the exons ATGGAGGAGCTGACGGAGGTGGTCACAGTGGCAGAGCCCGACCCCTTCCAGGGCCGCAAGCTCGTCCACA CATGCCCCTGGGCACTGAGTGCTGACGGCATCCTGGCCCAGCGTGCACCTGGGCGCGGAACGCTGACGGCATCCTGGCCCCGTGTGCCATGGATTGTCCTGTTCTGGACACTGTCCTGCAGTAAATCAGTGTATCG GTCCTGGAGCCAGGACGGGCTCTGGGTCTGGCGCACGGGCGGGCGGCGG AGGGCCCTGGGCCGGCATCAGCCTCTCGTGGTGCCCGGCGTGGTGTCTGCATGGAGCCTGCTGGCCGGGGTGTACCAGGCCCCGGCCCCCGTGGAGCCACCGGCTGTGCAGAGCATCTGCAGGGTGCCCAGCGGCTCTCCAG AAGTGGAAACACTGTGTTTTCCGGTTTTGGAAGAGCCTAGCAGTAGGTCCTTCTCAGAAATCATCTCCTCCATGTCCGACATGAAATTCAGCCACAGCGGTCGGTACGGGATGAGCCAGGACCACCTGTCAGTGGGGGTGTGGGACCTTGACACAGAGCGCCGGCCCGTTGAGACCCACAGGCGGG TCCACGAGTACC GAAGCAAGCTGTGTCCGCTCTACGAGAATGACTGCGTCTTTGACGGCTCTGAGTGCTGCTGGAGTGGCTCCGATAG CGCCATCCTGACGG CCTACAACAACTCTTTCTGAATGTTCGATAGGTCCACCCAGAGGATTGAGATGCTGGAGGCCTCCAGAGTGAACAGCAGGCCTCGGGCCAGTCTGCAGCCTCGCAGGGTGTGTGCGGAGGGGAGGCGGAAGGGTGAGGTGAGCGTAGGCAGCCTGGACCAGCAGGAAGACCCTGCGCATG GGCACCTGGCCAAGAGTGTCATTGCTGTGGCCACCACCAGCCACCTGTACACCTTCCAGGACGAG AACTGGTACCCCTAA